In Paenibacillus sp. FSL M7-0420, a single genomic region encodes these proteins:
- the glgA gene encoding glycogen synthase GlgA codes for MKVLFAAAEAHPFIKTGGLADVIGALPKALKAAGVDVRVILPKYKGIPEKYSAQMEHVATLEVPIGWRNQYCGIEKVVFEGIPVYFIDNEYYFGRDGIYGYMDDGERFAYFNRAVLECLPAISFQPDVIHCHDWHAAVVPLLLQAHYRHNPFYSEMRTVFTIHNLLYQGVFPYTVLGELLGLDDSYFLGVEYYGNVNYMKGGIVYSDHVTTVSPTYADEIRTPYYGYGLDGLLTARSDALSGIVNGIDTKSYNPSSDSAIFTKYRSNLAKKAENKLGLQQELGLPVAPYIPMVAMVTRLVDSKGLDLLTRVLDELLYYDDIQFVLLGTGDEVYERWFREAQWRYPTKLSSQITFSDALSRKIYAASDIFLMPSKFEPCGISQLLALRYGSIPVVRETGGLNDTVQAYNEYTGEGNGFTFKDYNAHDMMHTLRRAVSFYHKPEHWKKVAKNAFSGDYSWNVSAQQYIDIYNKITVAVEE; via the coding sequence ATGAAAGTATTATTTGCCGCAGCGGAAGCCCATCCATTTATCAAAACAGGCGGACTGGCCGATGTCATCGGCGCTTTGCCGAAGGCCCTCAAGGCGGCCGGGGTCGATGTCCGGGTGATTCTGCCCAAATACAAAGGCATTCCTGAGAAGTATTCCGCACAGATGGAGCATGTCGCCACGCTGGAGGTCCCGATTGGCTGGCGTAATCAGTATTGCGGGATCGAGAAGGTGGTTTTTGAAGGGATTCCCGTCTATTTCATCGACAATGAGTATTACTTCGGCCGTGACGGGATTTATGGCTATATGGATGACGGCGAGCGGTTCGCGTACTTCAACCGGGCGGTGCTGGAATGCCTGCCGGCCATTAGCTTCCAGCCGGATGTAATCCATTGCCATGACTGGCATGCTGCGGTAGTTCCGCTGCTGCTGCAGGCGCATTACCGGCATAATCCGTTCTACAGTGAGATGCGTACGGTATTCACCATACATAATCTCCTGTATCAGGGAGTCTTCCCGTATACGGTGCTGGGAGAGCTGCTGGGTCTGGACGACAGTTATTTCCTGGGCGTGGAGTATTACGGGAATGTGAATTATATGAAGGGCGGGATTGTTTACAGTGACCATGTCACCACCGTCAGCCCGACCTATGCTGATGAGATCCGGACCCCGTACTACGGGTATGGTCTCGATGGTCTCCTGACTGCGCGTTCTGACGCGCTGAGCGGCATTGTTAACGGAATTGATACCAAGAGCTATAATCCGTCCAGTGACAGTGCAATCTTCACCAAGTACCGTTCCAACCTGGCTAAGAAAGCCGAGAACAAGCTGGGACTCCAGCAGGAGCTTGGATTGCCGGTAGCCCCTTACATTCCTATGGTAGCGATGGTTACACGTCTGGTGGATTCCAAAGGACTGGATCTGCTGACCCGTGTGCTGGATGAGCTGCTGTACTATGATGACATTCAGTTCGTGCTGCTGGGGACGGGGGATGAAGTCTACGAACGCTGGTTCCGCGAGGCCCAGTGGCGTTATCCGACCAAGCTGTCCTCACAGATTACCTTCAGTGATGCCTTGTCCCGCAAAATCTACGCCGCCAGCGACATCTTCCTGATGCCGTCCAAATTCGAGCCTTGCGGCATCAGCCAGCTGCTGGCATTGCGTTACGGCAGCATTCCGGTGGTCCGTGAGACAGGCGGACTGAACGATACCGTGCAGGCGTACAACGAATATACCGGAGAGGGCAATGGCTTCACCTTCAAGGATTACAACGCCCATGATATGATGCATACGCTCCGCCGCGCCGTATCGTTCTACCACAAGCCCGAGCACTGGAAAAAAGTAGCCAAAAACGCATTCTCCGGCGACTACAGCTGGAACGTATCCGCTCAGCAGTATATTGATATTTATAACAAGATTACTGTTGCTGTTGAGGAATAG